Proteins encoded together in one Citromicrobium bathyomarinum window:
- the cobD gene encoding threonine-phosphate decarboxylase CobD, with product MSGAFDWHGGRLDAACAHFGGAREEWLDLSTGINPYPWPVPVDLAPDWHALPDPSALARLEGVAAQYFCVDPSLCCAVPGSEIGLRLIAAILGLPGGYIEPTYRTHAAMFAQAQAVKAPRADDLANALVIANPNNPDGRVTPPEMLREWLALQETAGGWLIVDEAFVDTMPQISIAAQVDPARRLIVLRSFGKFFGLAGVRLGFAIAPPDVISALRNLLGDWPLSGAALAIGERAYADRAWIDATRTALATRAAQFDRILSHHGMAPQGASPLFRLVRAENAGALFDRLARHHILTRPFADRPDWLRFGVPADEAQMQRVARAPGDG from the coding sequence ATGAGCGGCGCGTTCGACTGGCATGGCGGCAGGCTCGACGCGGCCTGCGCGCATTTCGGTGGAGCGCGGGAAGAGTGGCTCGACCTGTCGACCGGGATCAATCCGTACCCCTGGCCGGTGCCGGTCGATCTGGCGCCCGACTGGCATGCTCTGCCCGATCCTTCCGCACTGGCCCGGCTGGAGGGCGTGGCCGCGCAGTATTTCTGCGTCGATCCCTCGCTCTGCTGCGCGGTGCCGGGCAGCGAGATCGGGTTGCGGCTGATTGCCGCGATCCTTGGCTTGCCGGGGGGCTATATCGAGCCGACCTATCGCACGCACGCCGCGATGTTCGCGCAGGCGCAGGCGGTGAAAGCTCCACGCGCCGACGACTTGGCGAATGCTCTCGTCATCGCCAATCCCAACAACCCCGATGGCCGCGTCACACCACCCGAGATGCTGCGCGAATGGCTCGCGCTGCAGGAGACGGCGGGCGGCTGGCTGATCGTGGACGAGGCTTTCGTGGACACCATGCCGCAGATCAGCATCGCGGCGCAAGTCGACCCCGCGCGCCGACTGATCGTGCTGCGATCCTTCGGCAAGTTCTTCGGGCTGGCGGGCGTGCGGCTGGGCTTCGCGATCGCGCCGCCGGACGTCATCTCCGCACTGCGCAATCTGCTGGGCGACTGGCCCTTATCGGGCGCGGCACTCGCAATCGGTGAACGCGCCTATGCCGATAGAGCTTGGATCGACGCGACGCGCACCGCGCTTGCCACGCGCGCCGCGCAGTTCGACCGCATTCTGTCGCACCATGGCATGGCTCCGCAGGGCGCCTCGCCGCTGTTCCGGCTCGTCCGCGCTGAAAACGCGGGCGCGCTGTTCGATCGCCTCGCCCGACATCATATCCTGACGCGACCCTTCGCCGATCGCCCGGACTGGCTCCGCTTCGGCGTCCCGGCCGACGAAGCGCAGATGCAGCGCGTTGCTAGGGCGCCGGGCGATGGCTGA
- the cobO gene encoding cob(I)yrinic acid a,c-diamide adenosyltransferase encodes MSDADKEEIDRRYRARTAKHKAVVDKRIAAAQEDKGLLLVLTGNGKGKSSSAFGMVARTLGYGHKAAVFQFIKGKEEVGERAYFARDPNMRWERCGEGFTWETQNRDRDIAAARAGWDKAKEALADPSIHLVVLDELTYLVTYRYLSLEEIMPAIEARPPMQHVVITGRAAHDDFIEAADTVSSIRDVKHAFRAGVRAQKGIDL; translated from the coding sequence GTGAGCGACGCCGACAAGGAAGAGATCGACCGCCGCTACCGTGCCCGCACCGCGAAGCACAAGGCGGTGGTCGACAAGCGGATCGCGGCTGCGCAGGAGGACAAGGGCCTGCTGCTGGTCCTGACCGGCAACGGCAAGGGCAAGTCGTCCTCCGCCTTCGGGATGGTCGCGCGCACGCTCGGCTATGGCCACAAGGCTGCCGTGTTCCAGTTCATCAAGGGCAAGGAGGAAGTGGGCGAGCGCGCGTATTTCGCTCGTGATCCCAACATGCGCTGGGAACGCTGCGGCGAAGGCTTTACCTGGGAAACGCAGAACCGCGACCGCGACATCGCCGCCGCCCGCGCGGGGTGGGACAAGGCGAAGGAGGCGCTCGCCGATCCCTCGATCCATCTCGTGGTGCTCGACGAGCTGACCTACCTCGTCACCTATCGCTATCTCTCGCTGGAAGAAATCATGCCCGCGATCGAGGCCCGCCCGCCGATGCAGCATGTGGTGATCACGGGCCGCGCGGCGCATGATGACTTCATCGAGGCCGCCGACACGGTCAGCTCGATCCGCGACGTGAAGCATGCCTTTCGTGCCGGGGTTCGCGCGCAGAAAGGCATTGATCTTTGA
- a CDS encoding adenosylcobinamide-GDP ribazoletransferase, translating to MKSLVLAIQFMTRVPLPAVDADMRDMAGAMRWFPLTGVIVGLAVWGAVWAGGLVDPLVAGAAGLIVWAAITGALHLDGLGDVADASGGAHKDASRISEILADPHIGSFGVVAIGLQLCAKFALLSGLSRGSDFWVLPAICCIARLGPLLWAKCLPPLHEGMGTQFASALRWYDLTGWIIIAAVLCWLAPAFLVAAPAIGLWALWVRSRLGGISGDSHGAGIEIVESVLLLAWLAAS from the coding sequence ATGAAATCGCTCGTCCTCGCCATCCAGTTCATGACGCGCGTGCCGCTGCCTGCGGTCGACGCGGACATGCGCGATATGGCGGGCGCGATGCGCTGGTTTCCGCTGACAGGCGTGATCGTGGGGCTGGCGGTGTGGGGCGCGGTTTGGGCGGGCGGATTGGTCGATCCGCTGGTCGCGGGCGCGGCGGGGCTTATCGTCTGGGCGGCGATCACCGGCGCGCTTCACCTCGATGGCCTGGGCGACGTGGCCGACGCATCGGGCGGGGCGCACAAGGACGCCAGTCGGATCTCGGAGATACTTGCCGATCCGCATATCGGCAGTTTCGGAGTGGTCGCCATCGGCTTGCAGCTGTGCGCCAAGTTTGCGCTGCTTTCGGGGCTTTCGAGAGGGAGCGATTTCTGGGTGTTGCCCGCGATCTGTTGCATCGCCCGGCTGGGCCCTCTGCTGTGGGCCAAGTGTTTGCCGCCGCTGCATGAGGGTATGGGGACCCAGTTCGCGAGCGCGCTGCGCTGGTACGACCTGACAGGCTGGATCATTATCGCCGCGGTCCTGTGCTGGCTTGCGCCCGCATTCCTGGTGGCGGCTCCTGCGATAGGGTTGTGGGCGCTCTGGGTCCGTTCGCGCCTGGGCGGCATATCGGGCGATAGCCACGGCGCGGGGATCGAAATCGTCGAGAGCGTGCTGCTGCTCGCCTGGCTCGCCGCATCATGA
- a CDS encoding DUF1636 domain-containing protein has protein sequence MAPASSGASVVVCSTCRLSADRREDDDGQRGGARLAEALRAAQGASERYADIAIEEMPCLFACQRHCTVHVRGPGKIGYVLGDFAPDSESAEAILEYTAHHAESEHGKVAYAKWPEGVKGHFIVRVPPEGKVAT, from the coding sequence CTGGCGCCTGCCAGCAGCGGCGCGTCTGTCGTCGTGTGCAGCACCTGCCGCCTGTCCGCCGATCGTCGCGAAGACGACGACGGGCAGCGCGGCGGCGCGCGCCTCGCGGAGGCGCTGCGTGCGGCACAGGGCGCGAGCGAGCGCTATGCCGACATCGCGATCGAGGAGATGCCCTGTCTGTTCGCGTGCCAGCGGCACTGCACCGTGCATGTGCGCGGGCCGGGCAAGATCGGCTATGTGCTGGGCGACTTCGCACCCGACAGCGAGAGCGCCGAGGCGATCCTCGAATACACCGCCCATCACGCTGAAAGCGAGCACGGCAAGGTCGCCTATGCGAAATGGCCCGAAGGGGTGAAGGGCCACTTCATCGTGCGCGTGCCGCCCGAAGGAAAGGTCGCGACATGA
- a CDS encoding histidine phosphatase family protein: MKPFDLHLLRHGPPLRTGLMLGHHDEPAAPGAHRALVDHAQGLGAAEVISSDLSRASDGARAIADSRALPLRIDPRWRELDFGEWDGKPSAALDPRQLEDFWADPDANPPPDGERWSDLRSRIREAIAELDTTAIVVSHAGAMRAAVSVLTGLDHRAVWAFDLPYGALLSIRVWRGEGSELASGQIVGLRT; encoded by the coding sequence GTGAAGCCCTTCGACCTCCATCTGCTACGCCACGGCCCCCCGCTGCGCACCGGGCTGATGCTGGGTCATCATGACGAACCGGCGGCCCCGGGCGCACACCGTGCGCTGGTCGACCATGCGCAGGGTCTGGGCGCGGCGGAAGTGATCTCGTCGGACCTCAGCCGCGCGAGCGATGGCGCACGCGCGATTGCCGATTCACGCGCCCTTCCGCTGCGGATTGATCCGCGTTGGAGGGAGCTCGATTTCGGCGAGTGGGACGGCAAGCCATCCGCCGCGCTGGACCCACGGCAGCTCGAGGATTTCTGGGCCGATCCCGATGCCAACCCGCCGCCCGATGGCGAGCGGTGGAGCGACCTTCGCAGCAGGATCCGCGAGGCCATCGCCGAGCTGGACACAACCGCCATCGTGGTCTCGCATGCCGGGGCGATGCGGGCGGCGGTCTCGGTTCTCACGGGGCTGGATCATCGCGCCGTCTGGGCGTTCGACCTTCCCTATGGCGCCTTGCTCTCGATCCGCGTCTGGCGCGGCGAGGGGAGCGAACTGGCAAGCGGACAGATCGTCGGCCTGCGGACATGA
- the cbiB gene encoding adenosylcobinamide-phosphate synthase CbiB, with translation MADPVLAAAMALDAAFGWPGWLYRRVGHPVGGFARIISAGAEMLNRPQYSASQRRLGGIATLLAVVTTAGLIAWAAQAIVRQMLGDNGWLVVALLAFPAIAQRSLIDHVRAVSSALATGDLTAARQAVAMIVGRDTAALDEAGVARAAIESLAESFCDGVIAPIFWFAVLGLPGIWMFKAINTADSMIGHIEEPWRDFGWAAARIDDVANFLPARLAAILICLAGLGGWRIMWRDHARHASPNAGWPEAAMAGALGVRLAGPISYDGVGHDTPFIGSGGEATPGDLRRAIRIVSLAWVITFLIAGAFAWLA, from the coding sequence ATGGCTGATCCGGTGCTCGCCGCAGCGATGGCCCTGGATGCGGCGTTCGGCTGGCCCGGCTGGCTCTACCGGCGCGTGGGCCATCCGGTCGGAGGGTTTGCGCGGATCATCTCGGCTGGCGCGGAGATGCTCAACCGCCCCCAGTACAGCGCATCGCAACGACGGCTCGGGGGGATCGCGACCTTGCTCGCGGTCGTGACGACTGCCGGTCTGATCGCGTGGGCCGCGCAAGCCATCGTCCGGCAGATGCTGGGCGACAACGGCTGGCTAGTCGTCGCGCTCCTCGCCTTTCCCGCCATCGCCCAGCGCAGCCTGATCGACCATGTGCGTGCGGTGTCTAGCGCGCTCGCCACCGGCGATCTTACTGCCGCGCGGCAGGCGGTGGCGATGATCGTGGGCCGCGATACCGCAGCGCTGGACGAGGCCGGCGTGGCGCGCGCGGCGATCGAGAGCCTCGCGGAAAGCTTTTGCGACGGAGTGATCGCGCCCATCTTCTGGTTCGCGGTCCTGGGCCTGCCCGGCATCTGGATGTTCAAGGCAATCAACACCGCCGACAGCATGATCGGCCATATCGAGGAGCCGTGGCGCGATTTCGGTTGGGCGGCTGCGCGGATCGACGATGTCGCGAATTTCCTGCCCGCACGCCTCGCCGCGATCTTGATCTGCCTCGCCGGGCTTGGCGGCTGGCGGATCATGTGGCGCGACCATGCGCGCCACGCATCTCCCAATGCGGGTTGGCCCGAAGCGGCGATGGCAGGCGCGCTTGGCGTTCGCCTTGCCGGACCGATCAGCTACGACGGGGTCGGGCATGACACGCCCTTCATCGGCAGCGGCGGCGAGGCGACGCCCGGCGATCTCCGCAGGGCGATCCGGATCGTCTCGCTCGCCTGGGTTATCACCTTCTTGATTGCGGGAGCATTTGCATGGCTGGCCTGA
- a CDS encoding cobyric acid synthase, whose protein sequence is MAGLMLQGTGSDVGKSVLVAGLCRALANRGIAVLPFKPQNMSNNAAVTPEGGEIGRAQALQAVAARAELHVDMNPVLLKPQADHTSQVVVHGRMRGTLGSGSFRQARGALLGEVMESYRRLSARCDIVVVEGAGSPAEINLRAGDIANMGFARAAEVPVVLVGDIDRGGVIAALAGTRAVIDPADAATIRGFIVNKFRGDPALFTDGYAAIEQLTRWRGYGVVPWLAKAHHLPSEDAVVLERAAAASSGPKRIACPILPRIANFDDLDALKSEPSVELVMVPPDAPIPVVDMIVLPGSKATIADLAFIREQGWDIDIIAHHRRGGTVLGICGGYQMLGRSIDDPRGIEGAAGRADGLGLLDVETVLTGDKRVSQVQGRALDAEFAGYEIHIGQTTGTDTTRPFAMLGEGHADGAQSADGTVMGTYCHGLLESGPLRRALLAKIDAPSHAQPHADRVDAALEDIAATLEEALDVDGLIALARENAI, encoded by the coding sequence ATGGCTGGCCTGATGCTGCAGGGGACAGGCTCCGACGTGGGCAAGTCGGTGCTGGTGGCGGGCCTGTGCCGCGCGCTCGCCAATCGCGGGATCGCGGTGCTGCCGTTCAAGCCGCAGAATATGTCCAACAATGCCGCCGTCACGCCCGAAGGCGGCGAGATCGGGCGCGCACAGGCATTGCAGGCGGTGGCCGCGCGGGCGGAGCTGCATGTCGACATGAACCCCGTGCTGCTCAAGCCGCAGGCGGACCATACCTCGCAGGTCGTGGTCCATGGCAGGATGCGCGGCACGCTGGGTTCGGGATCGTTCAGGCAGGCGCGGGGTGCCCTGCTGGGCGAAGTGATGGAGAGCTATCGTCGCCTTTCGGCGCGGTGCGATATCGTGGTCGTCGAAGGCGCCGGATCGCCCGCGGAGATCAATCTGCGCGCGGGCGACATCGCTAACATGGGCTTTGCGCGCGCCGCCGAGGTCCCGGTCGTGCTGGTCGGCGATATCGACCGCGGCGGCGTGATCGCGGCGCTGGCCGGAACGCGCGCCGTGATCGACCCTGCCGATGCGGCGACGATCCGCGGCTTCATCGTCAACAAATTCCGCGGCGACCCCGCGCTATTCACCGATGGCTATGCCGCTATCGAGCAACTGACCCGATGGCGCGGCTATGGTGTGGTTCCGTGGCTCGCCAAGGCACATCATTTGCCGAGCGAGGATGCGGTTGTCCTCGAACGCGCAGCCGCCGCCAGTTCCGGCCCGAAACGCATCGCCTGCCCGATCCTGCCGCGCATCGCCAATTTCGACGATCTCGATGCGCTGAAATCCGAACCCTCGGTCGAACTCGTGATGGTGCCGCCCGATGCGCCGATCCCGGTGGTCGATATGATCGTGCTGCCCGGCTCCAAGGCGACCATCGCCGACCTTGCGTTCATCCGCGAACAGGGCTGGGACATCGACATTATCGCCCACCACCGGCGCGGAGGCACGGTGCTGGGGATTTGCGGCGGCTACCAGATGCTGGGCCGCTCGATCGACGATCCGCGCGGCATCGAAGGCGCGGCGGGGCGAGCGGACGGGCTCGGCCTGCTCGACGTGGAAACCGTGCTGACCGGCGACAAGCGGGTCAGCCAGGTGCAGGGCAGGGCGCTCGACGCCGAGTTTGCCGGTTACGAGATCCACATCGGCCAGACCACCGGCACTGATACGACGCGCCCCTTTGCCATGCTGGGCGAAGGCCATGCAGACGGAGCGCAGAGTGCCGACGGCACGGTGATGGGGACCTATTGCCACGGATTGCTGGAATCGGGCCCCTTGCGCCGCGCGCTGCTGGCGAAGATCGACGCTCCCTCGCACGCGCAGCCGCATGCGGACCGGGTCGACGCGGCGCTGGAGGATATCGCGGCCACGCTGGAAGAGGCGCTCGACGTCGACGGTCTCATCGCGCTGGCAAGGGAGAACGCCATATGA
- the galE gene encoding UDP-glucose 4-epimerase GalE, with product MDKSPALVTGGAGYIGSHAVHALRDAGRPVVVIDNLSTGFRFAVPEDVPFYEGDIADRDLLARVFAEQGMGDGKGAVMHFAGSIIVPESVAKPLWYYENNTVKSRGLIEAAVAAGVPHILFSSTAATYGVPDVSPVTEQTPTVPINPYGWSKLMTEQMLADTAHAHPINFCALRYFNVAGADPQARTGQSTAGATHLIKVAVEAALGKRDAVSVFGTDYDTPDGTGVRDYIHVSDLAAAHVLALDALIAEPERSMTMNCGYGRGFSVLEVLDAVDRVTGGQIERVFGERRAGDPAMLVADSSLLRATVPWTPRYDNLDKIIEHALMWEKRLTELRTS from the coding sequence ATGGATAAAAGCCCCGCCCTCGTAACCGGCGGTGCAGGCTATATCGGTAGCCACGCCGTTCACGCGCTGCGCGACGCCGGCCGCCCGGTGGTGGTGATCGACAACCTTTCGACCGGCTTCCGCTTCGCGGTACCTGAGGACGTCCCTTTCTACGAAGGTGATATCGCCGACCGCGATCTGCTTGCACGTGTCTTTGCCGAACAGGGCATGGGCGATGGCAAAGGCGCAGTAATGCACTTTGCAGGCTCGATCATCGTGCCTGAATCGGTCGCCAAGCCATTGTGGTATTACGAAAACAATACGGTGAAGAGCCGTGGCCTGATCGAGGCTGCGGTGGCGGCTGGCGTGCCGCATATCCTGTTCAGCTCCACTGCCGCCACATACGGCGTGCCCGATGTCTCGCCGGTGACGGAGCAGACGCCGACCGTGCCGATCAACCCCTATGGCTGGTCCAAGCTGATGACCGAGCAGATGCTCGCGGATACCGCCCATGCCCATCCGATCAACTTCTGCGCGCTGCGCTATTTCAACGTGGCCGGGGCCGATCCGCAAGCGCGCACGGGGCAGTCGACCGCGGGAGCGACACACCTGATCAAGGTCGCTGTCGAAGCCGCGCTGGGCAAGCGCGATGCGGTGAGCGTGTTCGGGACCGATTACGACACGCCCGACGGCACCGGCGTGCGCGACTATATCCATGTCAGCGATCTGGCCGCAGCGCATGTGCTGGCGCTCGATGCGCTGATCGCCGAGCCGGAACGGTCGATGACGATGAATTGCGGCTACGGACGCGGGTTCTCCGTGCTCGAAGTGCTCGACGCGGTCGACCGGGTGACGGGAGGCCAGATCGAACGCGTCTTTGGCGAGCGCCGCGCGGGCGACCCGGCAATGCTCGTCGCCGACAGTTCGCTGCTGCGCGCGACCGTTCCGTGGACGCCGCGTTACGACAATCTCGACAAGATCATCGAACATGCGCTGATGTGGGAAAAGAGACTCACCGAATTGCGCACCTCCTAG
- the cobU gene encoding bifunctional adenosylcobinamide kinase/adenosylcobinamide-phosphate guanylyltransferase yields MTSLLVLGGARSGKSRYAQQRSEAIDGRLAYIATAEARDDEMHQRIDRHRADRGERWFTIEAPLDLPAAIAEADAKADAILVDCLTLWLSNLILADRPVPVDALERAIGECRHPIALVANEVGFGIVPDNALARRFRDEAGRLNQRIAGVVDEVVLVAAGLPLSLKA; encoded by the coding sequence ATGACGAGCCTGCTGGTCTTAGGAGGCGCGCGCTCGGGCAAAAGCCGGTACGCGCAGCAACGCAGCGAAGCGATCGACGGACGCCTTGCCTATATCGCGACGGCGGAAGCGCGCGACGACGAGATGCACCAGCGGATTGACCGTCACCGCGCAGATCGCGGCGAACGGTGGTTCACCATCGAAGCTCCGCTCGACCTGCCGGCCGCGATCGCGGAGGCGGATGCAAAGGCCGATGCAATCCTCGTCGATTGCCTGACGCTGTGGCTGTCCAACCTCATCCTCGCCGATCGGCCGGTGCCGGTCGATGCGCTCGAGCGTGCGATCGGCGAATGCCGTCATCCGATCGCCCTGGTCGCGAACGAGGTCGGCTTTGGCATCGTGCCGGACAATGCCCTTGCCCGCCGCTTCCGGGACGAAGCGGGGAGGCTCAACCAGCGGATTGCCGGCGTCGTGGACGAAGTCGTCCTGGTGGCGGCGGGGCTGCCGCTATCTCTGAAAGCATGA
- the cobT gene encoding nicotinate-nucleotide--dimethylbenzimidazole phosphoribosyltransferase, with amino-acid sequence MIAFADPAAFAHALATLPEPDPKVRAAASARQAELTKPAGSLGRLEEIAVFMAGWQNTPRPTLERIDVVVFAGNHGCAAQGVSAFPTEVTAQMVANFQHGGAAINALSHACGASLAVIPLDLDRPTADISRAPAMSEAECLDALNRGAAAVPDGCQLFVPGEMGIGNTTPAAALCAAALGGEAEAWVGRGTGVDDTILARKRALVDNALALHGTACTNAFETLRRLGGREIAAMAGAVLAARHKRIPVMLDGFIGCAAIAPLAAEAPGIVDHCLAAHRSAENAHGRLLGALGLVPLLALDMRLGEGSGAAVAVQIVRSALAAHERMATFAEAAVAGAT; translated from the coding sequence ATGATCGCTTTCGCCGATCCCGCCGCGTTCGCCCATGCGCTTGCTACGCTGCCCGAGCCCGATCCGAAGGTGCGTGCCGCTGCGAGCGCGCGGCAGGCGGAGCTGACCAAACCGGCGGGTTCACTCGGCAGGCTGGAGGAGATCGCGGTCTTCATGGCGGGTTGGCAGAACACGCCCCGACCCACGCTCGAACGGATTGATGTGGTGGTGTTCGCGGGCAATCACGGCTGCGCGGCGCAAGGCGTAAGCGCCTTTCCCACCGAGGTGACCGCGCAGATGGTCGCGAACTTCCAGCACGGCGGGGCTGCGATCAACGCGCTCAGCCATGCCTGCGGGGCGAGCCTTGCCGTGATCCCGCTCGACCTCGACAGGCCGACCGCCGATATCTCGCGCGCACCCGCGATGAGCGAGGCGGAATGCCTCGACGCGCTGAACCGCGGTGCGGCTGCGGTGCCGGACGGATGCCAGCTGTTCGTCCCCGGCGAGATGGGCATCGGCAATACCACCCCCGCAGCTGCGTTGTGCGCCGCCGCGCTTGGGGGCGAGGCCGAGGCATGGGTCGGCCGAGGCACCGGCGTCGACGATACGATCCTCGCCCGCAAGCGCGCGCTCGTCGACAATGCGCTGGCCCTGCATGGCACTGCATGCACCAATGCCTTTGAAACGCTGCGCCGGCTCGGCGGGCGCGAGATCGCGGCGATGGCGGGGGCGGTCCTCGCCGCGCGCCACAAACGCATACCGGTGATGCTCGACGGGTTCATCGGCTGCGCGGCCATCGCGCCGCTCGCGGCAGAGGCACCGGGCATCGTCGATCACTGCCTCGCGGCGCATCGCTCTGCCGAGAATGCGCATGGTCGCCTGCTTGGCGCGCTCGGGCTCGTTCCGCTGCTCGCGCTCGACATGCGGCTGGGCGAAGGCTCCGGCGCGGCGGTGGCGGTGCAGATCGTCCGCTCCGCACTGGCCGCGCATGAGCGGATGGCGACTTTCGCCGAAGCTGCGGTGGCAGGGGCGACGTGA
- a CDS encoding TonB-dependent receptor codes for MPKNYCVSILALAAVLSLSTAAHAEDADDTIVVSALRTPVETDRVSSSITVLDLERIEQDQPIAVSDVLVRTPGISLSRNGGYGTSTSLRIRGADAGQAVLVVDGMRLADASTTDGGADFGNLFADDIERIEILRGPQSILWGSNAIGGVVNVLTNRPTAPLEGRVSIEGGSRNTLNARAGVGGSGKLLDWRIAGSTFTTDGISARTSGTERDGFERQSASGTLTARIAPTLSADLRGYYSHGSNDFDGFSGDSRAFGVTQTWATYAGINATVLDGRLASRLAFIETRTDRDNFDPARSVRTKTFDAQGRTRRYEYQGDLTLSDRVQVSFGAEREEQRMRTASPRDNNAPIDVTRAQADTNSLYALARVTPVAGLTIDGGVRYDDHTRFGDNTVFSAGASFEPWNGGTRLRANYSEGFKAPSLYQLFSQYGFADLDPEHAKGWEAGIEQDLLDERLTFSAVYFERDTDNLIDFAYCPTSAPLPPECFIPGSDVERFGYYANVDQARARGVEVAGDARFGAIFARGNFSWVEAEDRTQGSTFGQQLPRVPQYLANAAIGYQARQGHSLSIALRYSGESTDRAGGDMLDDYLLTDLRGELHVSGPLILYGRVENLFDTDYVTAKGYGTLGRSVHIGVRTRL; via the coding sequence ATGCCCAAAAACTACTGTGTTTCCATCCTGGCGCTTGCCGCCGTGCTGTCGCTGTCCACCGCCGCCCATGCGGAGGATGCCGACGATACCATTGTCGTCTCCGCGCTCAGAACCCCGGTCGAGACCGATCGCGTGTCGTCCTCGATCACCGTGCTCGACCTCGAGCGGATCGAGCAGGATCAGCCGATCGCGGTGTCCGACGTGCTCGTGCGCACACCGGGCATCAGCCTCTCGCGCAACGGCGGCTATGGCACCTCCACCTCGCTACGCATACGCGGGGCCGATGCGGGCCAGGCCGTGCTCGTTGTCGACGGGATGCGGCTGGCCGACGCCTCCACCACCGATGGGGGCGCGGATTTCGGCAACCTGTTCGCCGACGATATCGAGCGGATCGAGATCCTGCGCGGGCCGCAGTCGATCCTGTGGGGCAGCAATGCCATCGGCGGCGTGGTCAACGTGCTCACCAACCGCCCAACCGCGCCACTGGAAGGCCGCGTCTCGATCGAGGGCGGATCGCGCAACACGCTGAATGCGCGTGCGGGTGTCGGCGGCAGCGGCAAGCTGCTCGACTGGCGGATCGCGGGCAGCACCTTCACCACCGACGGCATCTCCGCGCGCACCAGCGGCACCGAGCGCGACGGGTTCGAGCGCCAGTCGGCCAGCGGCACGCTGACCGCCAGGATCGCCCCCACGCTCTCGGCCGACCTGCGCGGCTATTACTCGCATGGCAGCAATGATTTCGACGGGTTTTCAGGTGACAGCCGCGCTTTTGGCGTGACGCAGACCTGGGCGACCTATGCCGGGATCAATGCGACCGTGCTGGATGGACGGCTCGCCAGCCGGCTCGCCTTCATCGAGACCCGGACCGACCGCGACAATTTCGATCCCGCAAGATCGGTCCGCACCAAGACCTTCGACGCACAGGGCCGCACGCGCCGCTACGAATACCAAGGCGATCTGACCCTGTCCGATAGGGTGCAGGTCTCCTTCGGGGCAGAGCGCGAGGAACAGCGCATGCGCACCGCCTCTCCGCGCGACAATAATGCGCCGATCGATGTCACCCGCGCGCAGGCGGACACGAACAGCCTGTATGCGCTGGCGCGCGTCACGCCGGTGGCCGGGCTGACGATCGATGGCGGGGTGCGCTACGACGATCACACGCGTTTTGGCGACAACACGGTGTTCAGCGCAGGCGCAAGCTTCGAGCCATGGAATGGCGGCACGCGGCTGCGGGCGAACTATTCGGAAGGCTTCAAGGCGCCCTCGCTCTACCAGCTGTTCAGCCAGTATGGCTTCGCGGACCTCGACCCCGAACATGCCAAGGGCTGGGAAGCCGGGATCGAGCAGGATCTGCTGGATGAGCGGCTGACGTTCTCGGCGGTGTATTTCGAGCGCGACACCGACAATCTGATCGATTTCGCCTATTGCCCGACCTCGGCCCCGCTGCCGCCCGAATGCTTCATTCCGGGCAGCGATGTGGAGCGCTTCGGCTATTACGCCAATGTCGACCAAGCCCGCGCGCGCGGCGTCGAAGTTGCGGGCGACGCGCGCTTCGGCGCGATCTTCGCGCGCGGTAATTTCAGCTGGGTCGAGGCCGAAGATCGCACGCAAGGGTCCACCTTCGGCCAGCAATTGCCGCGCGTGCCGCAATACCTCGCCAATGCCGCGATCGGCTATCAGGCGCGGCAGGGCCATTCGCTGAGCATTGCGCTGCGCTATTCGGGCGAAAGCACGGACCGGGCGGGTGGCGACATGCTGGACGACTACCTGCTGACCGATCTGCGCGGCGAGTTGCACGTGAGCGGGCCGCTGATACTCTATGGCCGGGTCGAGAACCTGTTCGACACCGACTACGTCACCGCCAAGGGGTACGGCACGCTCGGCCGCAGCGTTCATATCGGAGTTAGGACGCGGCTGTGA